CGTGGCTGGCGGTAAAGCGCACGGGCCAGAATGACGCGCTGTATCTGACCGCCGGAGAGCGATGATCCCATGTCGCCGACCATGCTGTTATAGCCCATAGGCATTGCCATAATGTCGGCATGAATCTGGGCGATGCGGGCAGCTCGCTCGACCTGAGCTTTGTCGAGGCTGGCGTCAAAGAAACTGATATTGTCCATGATAGAACCGGCAAACATCATGTCGCTCTGCATGACGCTGCCGATCAGATCCCTGTAGCAGGTCATGCCCAGTTTGATGTGATCGATGCCATTCACACTGATAACGCCAGCGGTAGGCTTCAGAAGGCCCAGCATCAGTTTTGCCAGCGTTGTTTTTCCCTGTCCGGATGGGCCAATGATCGCGACAGATTCCCCGGCCTCGATGCTCAGGTTAAAACCAGAAAAGATCTCTTCGTCTGTGGCTGAGTAGCGGAAGGAGAGATCGCTGATATCAAGGCGAACAGGGCCTTTCTGTTCCGCCAGTTCGACGTGGCTTTCCATATTTTGCTCCTTCTCACTCAGGACAATATCGGACAGACGTTCGCCATGTAAGCGAAGCATTTTGAATTCGATAAGTGCGTTGATCAGTCCGGCAGAGCGTGACATGAACTGATCGGAGAAGGAGGTAAACGCCACCAGCATACCGCTGGTAAAGTTGCCATCCAGCACCTGTGCCGCTGCCAGCCAGATAAGTATAATTTTGCCCACGCCTGAAATCGTGCCCTGCAATGTACTGAAGCCGATCGAAAGCTTCTGGGTGGTGATCCCTTTGTTGGTCGATTCCACTGTCTCATTGGTGTAAGCAGAGACACGAAAATCCTGTTTGTTATTCAGTTTGATCGCCTGAACGCCGCGGATAGATTCCAGCAATTGTGACTGGACCACGGCGGAAGCCATCAGCTGGTCTTCGTTGGCCCGACGAAAGGGTTCAAATGAGATCCAGCGTATCAGCGCATACAGCAGGAAAAGGCCGATGACTACAAAGGTCAGAGTAGCGTTGTAGGTAAAAATCATGGCAAGTGTTATGACGGCCATCACGCCATCAAAAATGGATGATATAAAGCGGCCTGTCAGCGTGCTCTGAATATTACTGATGGAGCCAAAGCGTGAAAGAATGTCGCCGACATGGCGATCCTCAAAATAACTGAGCGGCAGACCCAGCAGATGCGCACAAAGATTGGATGACCATTGCACGCTCAGCAGGCTGGAGAACCAGGTAGTCACCCAGCTGCGTAAGGCTGAAATAAGATTCTGGAATAGGGTGACGCAGATAAACGCGACGCCGAGCAGCGTCAGTAAATCGCGATCCGCCGACACCAGAACCTGGTCGATCACCCACTGCATATAAAAGGGTGTAATGATGCCGAAAAATTCCAGCGCCAGTGAGAGCAGGGCGACCTGGATGAAGGCTGAACCTATCCCAGAGACGTTCCTTATCAGGCTGAGCATTGAGATAGATTTTTTTTCATTCTTCCTCTCAAAGGTTGCTGCCGGATAGAGTTCCAGCGCCACGCCGGTAAAAGAGTCTGAAACCTCATCCATAGGAACTTTGCGCACTCCGCGCGCCGGGTCATGGATAATAAGTTTGTTTCCGGCGATCCCTTTGAGCACCACGAAATGATTCATGTCCCAGTGCAGCACACAGGGCGTATTCAGTTTATTGAGCTCTTCCAGTTCCAGTCTGACGGCGCGGCAACCCAGACCTAAGTTCTGTGCGAATGACATAACATTCGCCAGCGTGCTGCCTTTCAGAGAGGTAGGAAACCGCTGGCGCAGCGAAATCATGTCGATATGATGACCGTAAAATCCGGCGATCATGCCAATACAGGCCAGGCCACACTCTGCGGCCTGTGTCTGCCGTAAAACAGGTAACTTCTGGTGAAAAGATAAATTGAGTTTGTGAAATAAATCCATGATAAACCTGATAAAATATAGAAATTATAATGACGTCATCTTGCCAAGTGCATTAAGCGGTTCCAGAACCCATTCGTAGATGCGGCGCTTATCTATAATGAAGTCCGCTTCAAGCCCGCTTCCGGCGCGAAGGCTGCTCTGTCTGCCATAAGCCTGAATCGTCTGCTTATCCAGCCTGACTTTCACCTGATACATCGACTCTTTAACCTGGTTATCACCCGTGATGGAGGCCACTTCCTGTGGTGAAAGCGCAGATTTGGAAATTTCCAGTACCGTCCCGTACTGCTGTCCAAATTTCTGCCAGGGAAAGGATTGATAGCGCAGCACTACACGCTGACCGGGCTGGATAAAACCGATCGCGCGGCTGCTGAGCATGATGCGTGCCTGAAGGCGGACGTTGTCCGGGAGTACCGTCGCCAGTGTCTGGCCGGCAGTGACTACCTGTCCCTGCTTAACCAGAACGGCGCTGACGGTGCCATTTTCGGGTGTGCGCAGTTCAATTGAGCGACGCGATTCGTTCTCAACAATCGACTGCGTAATCTCTGAGAGCTTTTGCTGCAGTTCATTCTTCTGCCGGTCGTAACTGATCGGCTGTTCGCGTAACTGTTGCCGAGCCTGAGCCAGTTGCTGCCGGACATCAATCCTCTGACGTGCAACGTCTTGCAGGCGTACGCTGGCATCGAGGAGATCATTCTGTAGCTGTTCTACCTGGGTATTCGAGGCGTAACCTTCCCTGCGCATCGCACTCATCTTGCGATGCTGGGTTTTCGACAATTCAATCTGCTGCGCACGCTGACGGTATATGGTGTCCAGTTCTTTCGCCTGCTGGCCGAGCAGACTGACCTTCTCCTGCAGCGATTTGATAGTTTCGCTATTAAGCTGAGCCAGATTAACCAGCTGGCTGTTCAGTCCGGCTTTCTGAAACTCAAGCTGGGTAGCGATCGCCTCGCGGGTCTGACCATAGCGAGTGGAGATTTCGGAAGAAACGGTCGCGATTAGGCTGTTTTTCTGCAGACTCTCGCCTTCACGAATGGGAAGGGAAATTACCGTACCGGCACTCATTGCGGTGATATTCATCATGCCATTTTCAGGCACTAATACACCCTGCGCTGTTTCCCGTTTGGTATAACTGCCAAACAGGCAAAAAGCGATAAGGACAGCTACCAGCAAACAAATCAGCATAATGACCA
Above is a genomic segment from Pantoea sp. Ep11b containing:
- a CDS encoding HlyD family secretion protein; amino-acid sequence: MSNDLFRKESLDAKRTRVLGSVALYCPPFRWVVIMLICLLVAVLIAFCLFGSYTKRETAQGVLVPENGMMNITAMSAGTVISLPIREGESLQKNSLIATVSSEISTRYGQTREAIATQLEFQKAGLNSQLVNLAQLNSETIKSLQEKVSLLGQQAKELDTIYRQRAQQIELSKTQHRKMSAMRREGYASNTQVEQLQNDLLDASVRLQDVARQRIDVRQQLAQARQQLREQPISYDRQKNELQQKLSEITQSIVENESRRSIELRTPENGTVSAVLVKQGQVVTAGQTLATVLPDNVRLQARIMLSSRAIGFIQPGQRVVLRYQSFPWQKFGQQYGTVLEISKSALSPQEVASITGDNQVKESMYQVKVRLDKQTIQAYGRQSSLRAGSGLEADFIIDKRRIYEWVLEPLNALGKMTSL